The proteins below come from a single Candidatus Bathyarchaeota archaeon genomic window:
- a CDS encoding VapB-type antitoxin: MSKTTTVRVSRNTLRMLERLQRKLHTQTLDETIRVFAAQQRKGRLNDAFGVDKGKIKAFSEEDRGEDRN; the protein is encoded by the coding sequence ATGAGCAAAACCACAACCGTAAGAGTCTCAAGGAATACGCTTAGAATGCTGGAAAGGCTACAACGAAAGCTGCATACACAGACTCTTGACGAAACCATACGAGTGTTTGCCGCGCAACAACGCAAAGGGCGGCTCAACGACGCCTTCGGCGTGGACAAAGGAAAAATAAAAGCTTTCTCAGAGGAGGATCGCGGTGAAGACCGTAATTGA